gctcGACGGATTGCCGCTGCAGGAAGAAGTGGGGAGGCTCATCGTTTCGCAGTTCCGGTGGCTCGAtttcctcgccgacgccgacaccTTTGTCGAGAAGCTCGTCAAGGTGTTGTCCGTGGCGCCACCCAAGCTGAGGAAGGAGATCGTCGGCTCGCCCGGCTGGTGGTAGAGCTCCCCTAGGCGGAGCTAGTTCTtgcctcggccgccgcccctcccttctcccttctcccATCTCCCCGACCTCCGCTCCTCCTTCTCCGCGTCGGCGTTGTGCCGGAGCCCGCGCTTGTGTCTAAGGGAAACGGAGGAACGACGCCATCCATGTGGGTTGGAATGGTCCGCTCATTTTTGGGGAATCCATCCAATCCGAATCTAGAAGGTATATTCACTCCTGGGTCCGATCCAACCTAGATGCATTTAGCCAAACGCAGGTCGATAGAGATCGAACTCGTTCCAACCAGTTCGACctaaaccaaacacaccctaaaattTTAACTTGATCCCTATGTGTCATTATCATCATCTTTCGTGCGGAAAAGTACCGTGACGCCGTTAAATCGTGCCCGTTATTCGCTGTTTTCCGATTTTACCCTTCCCCATCTCCTATCCAACACCGTCGACCGTGTTTCCCCGGGCGGCCGCCCCCTCGCTCGAGCGAACTTGCGGCTCGAGGCGAGCCCGCACGCCGGCTCGCTCCGAGCAAGGCGAAGCAGGGCGAAGCCCGCCGGGCCGCCACGGGGCGTGGCGAGGCGTCGGGCCACGGCGTGCAGCCGGAGTGCGCCTCCCGGCATGGAAGAGGTGGGGAGAGATGGGAGGAAGAGAGGTTGGGGAAAGAGATGGGCTTGGGAGAAGCGTTGGGCACCGTCGATGGCGTCCATCGGAGCTCGGCCGGGCCACGTGCGGCACGCCCGACGCGGACGGAGGCAGCGCGGAGCCTCTAGTAGTTGAGCTTGCCGATGAGGAGGACCGCGGGCTAGCAAGGCCGGCGCGAGCACGGAGGTGGACATGCAGCCGTGGAGGCGTGGCCGCGGGCCGCTGCGCAATCCTGGCTTGGTTGTCGGCGTGGTGTATGCGCGGATTCCGCCGCAAGCTAGCAAGGATGGAGCCGAGGATCGACCGCCTGTTCTTCTGGcgagatgaggaagatgagagAAGGCATCTAACATGTGGGACCCACCATTATCTTGGGCAGTGTGCTAACAGTGAACATCAATGGATGTATGCGCATCCGTATGGACTTCAAAAGATTTTTGATTCGGTCCATGCGTGTATTGCCAGTATTGGTCTATCGCTTATATGCATACAGAGTATTGTTTTTTATTGCAATGTGACATAGAAAGGGGTAGGAAGAAAAATGGTTCATCTGGGTAACATTTTCCTCGTTCACTTAACGGCCAACTAACCGTGTAGTGACATGCTGACAGCAATGGCATGTAGGGGATGAAGTTAAATTTTTAGTGGCACTGAAGGGATGGACTCAATTTGGATGGCATATAAAGTATGGGCTAAATTTCAATGACAGAATTTTCTCCATGTATGGCTTGTGGTCCGTTGTTTCGGCGAGTGTGCACCAACAGGGATTTGGATTTTGGAGGTTCGGGGAGTCGGCGTCGCCGTGGCGTGGGGGTAGCGCGGCGGTGTGGCGGCGAACCTTCGGTCCAATGAGCGCGGTGTGCGGCGAGCAGGAGGAGCTGAGGCGGCCAAGTGAGTGACAAGGACGTGGAATTTGGAGGAGGCCGGACTGCAGGGCAGGAGGCAGCACCGCAGCAGTGGGGGAGCGTGGTGAAAACTCAAGGGGGGCCAATTCCATATAGATGACATGGCTACACAATTATGCTCTTCTATGCATAAAGCTGACACACCCAATTCAAGGTGCTACTGTATATATAGCAAAATAAATAGCTTATGGGAAGATTAGTATGTTTGTGGTCTACCAATCACCAAACTAGCAAAACGAAACGGGACAAGCTGGCAGAGAGCGAGGCAGCAGTATTAGCTCATGCGCATTGTGCCCTTGGAGAAAACAGCCTACGGTCACACTAGTAAATCAGCAAGTACTTTGTAATGCTATGAGAATATCAATAGCAAGTATCAGCAGAGTTACTCAAGTAGAAATCAAAATAACAAGGCTAATGCAGGGGCGAGCGAGTGGTGTGGAGACAGTATGCATGCAGCATGCAGCCGTCAAGAGGAAGAaacctaggccatgtttagttacctcccaactcccaactttgacactatgcaaaaagaagattccccatcacatcaaacttgcggtacatgcatgaagtactaaatgtagacgaaattaaaaactaattgcacagttttgttgtactttgcgagacgaatcttttaagcctaattagtcaatatttggacaataattcacaaatacaaacgaaacgctacagtgtggtACAGTGCTGGAACaggaattttgcatctcccagattggccaactaaacaaggccttaggaGAATATATCCCGATCCAATCAATAGTCTAGGCAATCAGCTGAAATTTTAAGAACACTCAACATCGTCAAACGTTCATACTATATGCATGAGAGCAGAAGTCGTCGTACCAATGTGCGTGTACCGCACGTCGGGGGCATTGTTGGAGACGGCTGCTATTGGTGATCTCTAATCGAGTTGTGTGTGGCATACTAGGCAACTCAAAGTCCGCCCTGTTCCGATCCACACGTTCTCTAGTCATTTCTTGCGGCTATAAGTCTCGATGCCTACACCTGCAGGATGATCAGATCACCAGTTCGATCATCTAGCATTCGCTCTCAGGTAGACATGGCTACCACCAGTGCTATACGTGTCCTTTATGTGATCCCTCTTCTGATTCTCGTCATCCTCCATGAACCAGGCCAGACTCAAGCCTTCCCGTACCGTTCCCTTCTCCAGACGTGCCAGCCCAGCGGCTCCATCCCCGGGGAATCCGGCAACTGCAACACGGAGAACGGCTCCGAGTGCTGCCAGGACGGGCGGAGCTACACGACGTACGACTGCTCCCCGGCCGTCACGGGGAGCACCTTGGCCACGCTCACGCTCAACAGCTTCGCAGagggcggggacggcggcggcgcgtccgcgTGCACGGGGCGGTTCTACGGCGACGACCAGATGGTGGTCGCGCTCTCCACCGGCTGGTACGGCGGCGGTAGCCGGTGCACGAAGAACATCGTGATCACTGCGGCCAGCACGGGCAAGTCGGCCACCGCCATGGTCGCCGACGAATGCGACTCCACGACGGGGTGCGACGAGGAGCACAACTTCGAGCCACCGTGCCGGAACAACATCGTCGACGCGACGGGTGGCCGGCGGTCTGGGACGCGCCGGGGCTCAACCAGGACGACGGACAGGCCGAGGTCACGTGGTCCGACGCGTGAATATGATCAACGGGCGCACGCACGTCGTCGTATATGTAAGTACGGGCACTACGCGGTGTCGGATGGTTGGTAAATAAGAGCATGCGCAGCAACAAGTCATGCATGTCGCCACCGTACGTACTAGCTTGTACTAGTACAGTATACATGTACTTCACTGTTCATGGTAACTTGTGTGCCATGTTACATGAAGTCCATCAAACGTTTCACGATTTCATCCAAGGAATCAaatatagggcctgtttggcaaccatgtgttaaagtttaacacctgtcacatcggatgtttggatactaattaggagtattaaatataggctaattacaaaactaattgcacagatggagtgtaattcacgagacgaatctattaaacctaattagttcatgatttgacaatgtggtgctacagtaaccaattgctaatgatggattaattaggcttaatagattcgtctcgcgaattagcacaaggttctgcaattagttttataattagctcatgtttagttcttctaattagcatccgaacatccgatgtgacactgttaaagtttaacatctcgtatccaaacacccccataattTGGGGTTGGCGATGCAATTGCAATAGTTGTTTCTTGCACAACTCGTACGCCCACTTTTCGTGAGATGACCAATGATATATATACTATATGATGCATTGATGCTTGCTGGCGCGGTGCAGCTAGGCAGGCAAGCAAGATTGGCTCAGCCGCCTGCCTCACAGGTTCAGACCGGATCGATGGCAGAAGCTACTCAAGCATGAGGCAAGTCAGCAACTTCCCAACAACAACAATTGGCCTAAGCACAAACAACTAGAAACATAATCAAAGCGTCAAGTAGCTTTGATTGAGTGCAAGTGAGCACTCAAGTTCTTTATCAAGCATTAATCGAAGCATTTATTGCTCTTATGGTTAGGTGTCACTAGTCAAAGTACTGTgagggagtgtttggatacgaaCTCCTAAagtagggtcacatcggatgttcggatgttaattacaCTAGTGGAGAATTGACTTttgatgcgcccccttttgtcccagtttaaagttggcccgggacaaaaggggtgcgCCACgataggcaaaaatggagggcaAAAATGGAGGacagaggccagtgagtggttcaagaaacaagccgaagaaaaaaaagcaagggagatggagccaccgccagtaaatcgaagagatttaaacttttttatcaggatggaagaaggagccaagaaaaggataccactcttatcaaactatgaacgggctttagtaaaggctgatgaaaaggataaaaggaaaggaaagtcatcttccagcggtgctATCCCCGACCTCaaccatttatcaaaaaaagacactcaacgggtaaaagtaatgcccttggatcaacaagtagaagtattgaagttcatgcaagaaacaggccTGGGACTTGATAAAtgcctagggcaagttgagacgccaactgcaccgccccctgagccgagatggccttatgatctaggcaaacctctagtaaagccttcattggtacggaagctatcaacaaagatgtacgtattccatcaatggtatatgatggcatccgccgactcgagggagatgctcggcctgaaggtaaaactgatagattttcacggcaaaggcgagaaagtgctgtggctagacttcaaggatgtatacgaagtgtaccatcatgatgccctggacgtctctctgatcagcgcttgggttctgtaagtgttcgtttatctctacatgtaaattttggcgtgcgtcaccgtactaacttcgtcttccatttcatgtaggatgctaattcagacatgccatcgagaggcgtacctacatataggcttcatggatccatctgtagttaaccaacaacagatacaattagcgccggaaaaaaccttggtggaagtatacaattttctagacaaacaaacatttaaggatttcatactactttcatACAACtgcaagtaagtgtgtgtataccgtctactttcgatgtctttttccttatctctacatattagttagctctaatatgcatgaatattttacgcacgcagcttccaccggatccttattataattgagcctgaaagaagccacatcactgtctttgattcgttgaggaaagatccggtggagtaccaagaaatgcaagacatgctaggcttgtaataattctggacctttatctctatgcaaaagtttgtttcctaaattttatccctgttacactatatcattcattattctaatccacagcgcatggaaacaattcataaggacacccaaaggtccattcaaagaaaaacttacatggaacacagacttcccggtacgtatgaagtctgcacatttattacattgtataacacgaatatttgataacttattttttccgcactgaagtgcttaagacaggaacctgggaataatctatgtggctactacatctgtgagcacatgcacagttttatgggacccaagggactaaagatgacgccgcataactttaaagtacgtaaaataaaactattactagttaattattttctagctctttatatgtatttgttcgtgtaacattcacaaatttccaaattatagatgttaaatattcaacaaggactcttgaaggaagaaagagtagcggcaatatgtgaaggtatcattggattcctaatggacgaggtggtagatccaaaaggagaattttattacgatggatgacaattagacactccgatcagcaacacctcgacgggaagattgtagatagatactttgatttatttgtatatataatacgcgctaattatgatcgatttgtactagttgaattgtgtatatgaattgtgtataagaattgtgtatatatatagtaattgtataattacaaatcccattcgtttaaatactagttgatttcattctaaaaaaatctcaactactaaagattaataaaagggccgcggtactacgtatgtgatgcatgcatgaaaaatttagGCGCCAGGCAGGTGCCATGCAGggtgccatttagtcccggttggaatccagccgggactaaagggtaaccctttactcccggttgggtcggttgggaaacccaaccgggactaaaggggtgccctttactcccggttgcttttaccaaccgggactaaagggcctatcccgcgcctggcgtggcaggccctttagtcccggttggtgacaccaaccgggactaaaaggggacctttactcccggttaaaagacccgggactaaagaccccccttttgtcccagttggtttatcccggatggattttcggaagatatgcaccctaccaaccgggactagaggccaattctctactagtgaggcTGTTGAAATGGGCTTGGACCACGTATGATTGTAATGTTATCTTTGGTTATATGGGCTGTTAACATAGGCTTTTCAAAATAGAAAATACTTCGAAGACACTCGTATACACATACATACACACTTACTCCTATGAATCTATCTCTATAAACGCAGTCAAGAGATTATATTGGACCAGCAACGAAGCGTGTATGGTACCTTCGCAAATTGACATCAGCCACATATATCTGTTCATGAAATGTTGCGCTTAATACTCCACTCGAAAGATAGAGATAGATACATCTTACAGATACAAccaaaaacacacacacacacacatcttGACGATACTTCAAGCCTGCAGCGATTAGTTGGATTTAACATAGAAGGAAGACCAATTTGTGGACGACCAGCATAATAAGCAAGAACGCATCAAATTAATTAGACAGCAGAATCCCCACAATCTGTAGCTCCAACACCAGCTCCGGTAGGATCAGTCACCGTGTAATCGCCGAAGAGGGCATGCTCCGCTGCCTTCCCAGCCAATCTAATCGTTGCCCTAGCAATCTCGTTGCGAATAACTGTTGATAACCCGTTCCCTTGTGAAGGCGCAGCAGGAGGGGCAAGTGATAGCCCGTTCCCTAATGGAGAATCAGCAGGAAGAACAGGAGGGGCGACGGGAATGTCCACACCTACCTGAGGTACCTGCAGCGTGCCATTCAGCACCTGCGGTTGCACGTACGCTTGTGCTGGCGGGAACTGCGGTTGGCCCATTGGAACCCCGGCGGTCGGCGTCTGCGGCTGCTCGGCTGGTTTATTAGGTGCGTTGGTCGCTGCAGGAGGTGCCGTGTCCGCCGGGCACCCTTGAGGAGAGAACTGCTGGATCGGTGCGGGGGATCCATTGCcttgaggaggagcaggaggaggcgaaTGTGGGTTGTTCATCTGTGGAGGAGGAGTGGGAGGGAGCTGATCTTGCCTGTGGTTGTCAGGTTGAGCAGACTCGGCCGGAGGGTACTGCGTGTAGTGTGGCTGTGGATGGACCATCACTGGGATCCCGTGGACCGGCTGCTGGACTGCCGTCTTGTTGGGTACGTCTGGGCCCGGCGCCGCGTCTGCCGGCTGACTGCGCAGCATGACAAAGGAGGTGATGCCGAGCGCCGTGGCGGCGAGGGCAAGCACGCCCGCGCCGGCGTAGATGCCGCCCTTGACGTAGTAACCGCTGGCGTTCACCGCCGCGCCGTCCACGAACAGCACGAACGCGATCACCGCCGCTATCCTGCATGCAACCACGCAAAGGTTTGGTCATCAACTACTTCGTATATAGACTATAGTTCGTGGCGAGATCAGGCGGCGGATCACGGATGGTCACTCACCACGAGCCGACGGCGCAGACGATGCCGACGACCCGCTTGGTCTCGGAAGGAATGGCGCGGGACTTGCAGCAACCGCAGCCGCTGACCGCCGAGACGGTGACCTGGGCTGCCAGCAGGAAGATGCCGGCGCAGATCCCTAGCCCGGGCGAAGGGTTCTGCATGCGGGTAGATGCACTCGTAAGTCGTAATACCCGTATATACCCACACTGACACCACACTCAAGATACTCGTTTCGTTTCGTCCCAATTTAtagatcattttgatttttatagATTTATATAGATATTATCATACCCTGTTCAACAAGATCATGTCACCATCAGGGGTGAAGCCACGTTATGCTACCATGGTGCACAGGCACCAGGGTGCATCAAAATTTTGCTATTAAGTTGACTAATTTTCACCATAGAACACAAGGATATTTCTCATGTTGCTTGAGTTCCACCATCATTTTGATGCTGGCTTCGTTCGCCTCTGGCACCATGCCcataaaaggaagaaaaggcTCTGCCGAGAATCATGCAATGCATATGTACAAAACTAGCTAGGTGGATCAGTAGTTCTTACAGTAGAATTTGCCCCCTCTGCCGAGAATCCCAAGATGGCGGCCAACAACCCTAGAGACCCGACCACCGAGGAGACGATGATCGCCGTCTtgtccatttttatttttatttccaTCCTTGTCCCCCTCTCTTCTTGCGACAGAGACAAAAGTGATGCTGGGAGGCGTGGCTATTCCGTCTCTAGTAAGATCAATCTATGTGTGTTTATATAGATTGTGCAGATTTCCAGCCTTAGAGAGCTCAGCTCAGCAGCATTTGCTAACGTAGGTCCATCGACCCAATAATGTTAGGTCGCTACAAATGGAAATAAGACTAAGTATAAAACAGCCATTATGTTCTGGCCATGTTCTTGGTAGTTCTTTCAATAATTGGTTCTTTGTGGGGAGTTGACATGATAAAAATAATCATGCGTCTTTCTTTTACCAGCAAAATCAATTTCTATGTCCTGCCGGCGCGTCAACGGCAACCATGAACCTCTCTAGCTAGTGTACTTGTACTTGCATCTAGCTGTAATCTCTTGTTCTTCTCTGAGATGACAGTTGATAAGATTTTACGGAGACCAGCCGCTCAATTAGTCTCGAGCACATTTCTGTTCTCAACCTATAAAGTTGT
This sequence is a window from Setaria italica strain Yugu1 chromosome III, Setaria_italica_v2.0, whole genome shotgun sequence. Protein-coding genes within it:
- the LOC111256583 gene encoding proline-rich receptor-like protein kinase PERK8; this encodes MEIKIKMDKTAIIVSSVVGSLGLLAAILGFSAEGANSTNPSPGLGICAGIFLLAAQVTVSAVSGCGCCKSRAIPSETKRVVGIVCAVGSWIAAVIAFVLFVDGAAVNASGYYVKGGIYAGAGVLALAATALGITSFVMLRSQPADAAPGPDVPNKTAVQQPVHGIPVMVHPQPHYTQYPPAESAQPDNHRQDQLPPTPPPQMNNPHSPPPAPPQGNGSPAPIQQFSPQGCPADTAPPAATNAPNKPAEQPQTPTAGVPMGQPQFPPAQAYVQPQVLNGTLQVPQVGVDIPVAPPVLPADSPLGNGLSLAPPAAPSQGNGLSTVIRNEIARATIRLAGKAAEHALFGDYTVTDPTGAGVGATDCGDSAV